From the genome of Labedella gwakjiensis:
TGAGGCCGAGGGCCTTGAGGAAGACCGTGACGGACTGCTTGCGCTTGCGGTCGATGCGGACGCCGACCTGGTCGCGCTTGTCGATCTCGAACTCGAGCCAGGCACCGCGGCTCGGGATGACGCGAGCGGAGTAGATGTCCTTGTCGGAGGTCTTCTCCTGCTGGCGTTCGAAGTAGACGCCGGGGCTGCGGACGAGCTGCGACACGACGACACGCTCGGTGCCGTTGATGATGAACGTGCCCTTCTCGGTCATGAGCGGGAAGTCGCCCATGAAGACCGTCTGGGTCTTGATCTCACCGGTCTGGTGGTTCATGAACTCGGCCTCGACGTACAGAGGGGCCGCGTAGGTCTTGCCGCGCTCCTTGCACTCCTCGATCGAGTACTTCTCCGGCTCGAGGTAGGGGTTCGCGAACGAGAGCTGCATCGTCTCGCCGAGGTCCTCGATGGGAGAGATCTCCTCGAAGATCTCGTCGAGTCCGCTCTTCGAGGGCAGGTCCTGCCGACCCTCCGCCGATGCTTCGGCGACGCGGGCCTTCCAGGCCTCGCTACCGACGAGCCAGTCGAAGCTCTCGGTCTGCAACGCGAGCAGATCGGGAACGGTCAGCGTGTCGGTGATCTTGGCGAACGACAGTCGGGAAGCCCCGCGGCCGTTCTTGAGTGTGGTGGGAGTTGCGTTGCGCGCAGCAGCCAAGGAAATAACCTCCGTGGACCCCGTCAGGTCGTGTCACTGTCAGTTGATGAGGGAAGTCTCGCCGGACGCACAGAAAGGTGCACCTCGAAACCGCAGGGAAGCGGGATCATCGTGCACACGGGCCGACCGCAATATGAAGGCAGAGTGAAACGTCAGGGAGCGCAAAGGTCAATCATATGCGGAAGTTACCCCCATGTCTACTTCTCGGCTTGACCTTTTCCCGGAGTCTCCTGTATAAACGCCCACCCCGCTCCGGCATTCCCGTCGCGGCCGACGAGGACGACGGCCGCTGGCGGTAGTTTCGGGGGATGGACAATCCCCACGTGCGGCTCCAGGGCAGCGGCTTCCAGGCCGTGATCGAACCCGACCGCTTCGTCCCCGGCAGCTTCCAGCTCGTCGTCGACGGGACCCCCCAGTCGCACGTGAACCTCGAGGATCCGAGCGATCTGACCTTCGAGTACGTTCGACGCATCGGTCACGTCGCGGACCTCGTCGCCGAGCCCGGCGCCCCCATCACCGCCGTTCACCTCGGCGCTGGAGCACTCACCCTCCCCCGCTACGTCGAGGCGACCAGGCCGGGCAGCAGGCAGCAGGTCGTGGAGATCGAACGGGATCTCGTCGACTTCGTCAGGGAGCACCTCCCGCTGCCCAAGCGCGCGTCGATCCGCGTGCGGTACGGCGACGCCCGCGAGGTCGTCGGGCGGCTGCCGTCCGCATTGCACGGCGCGTGCGACCTCGTCATCGTGGACATCTTCCAGGGCGCCCGCACGCCGGCGCACGTCACGAGCGTCGAGTTCTACCGCGAGGTCGCCCGCCTCCTCGCCCCCGACGGCCTCCTGGCCGTCAACGTGGCAGACGGCCCGGGTCTCGCGTTCGCCCGCAGCCAGGTCTCCACCCTCTCCGCGGCTCTCGACCACGTGGCCGTGATCGCCGAGGCCCAGATCCTCAAGGGGCGCCGTTTCGGCAACCTCGTGCTCGTGGGTTCGCCGTCGGAGCTGCCCTTCGACTTCCTCCCCCGACTCCTCGCCGGAGGCCCACACCCCGCCAGAGCGGTGTCCGGTCGTGAGCTGCGCGAGTTCGCCTCCGGCGCACCGATCGCGACGGACGCGACGGCGACGGGCTCTCCTCCCCCGTCGAAGTCGGTCTTCCAGGTCAAGCCGGGTCGCTGACCGCAGGTCCGCGCCCGGATTCGGCGACGAATCTCCGACAGGCGGGAGGCGGTGCGGGGAGCAGCCGGATCGCCGCCTATCGTTGTGCCGGTGACGAACAGCATCATCCTCGGTTACGACGCGGCGACCCTCCGCGAGAAGGTCGATCTCCGCGCCGTTGGAGAGCGGCTGGACGAGCTCGGCGACCTCCGCAGCCTCACGGCGCTCTGCGAGAAGGCCTGGCTCCTGAAGGTCGCCGGACAGCTCGACGAGGCGCTCGACGTCGCGAACGAGGCCGTGCGACTCGCCCGCTTCACGGGCGATCGCAAGGAACTCGTGAGGCCTCGCCTCCTCCGGGCCCAGGTGCTCCAGTTCCGCGGATCGTACGACGACGCGATCCACGAGCTGAACGCCTGCGTTGACGAGGCCCACACCCACGAGTGGACGCTGTACGAGGCCTTCAGCCTGCAGCACCGCGGCAAGGTGTACTTCGACCTGGAACGGTTCGAGGAGGCTCTCGCCGACTTCCAGGCGGCCGCCGAGCTGCGCCGCGAGCTCGGCGCTCCTGACGAGCAGATCGAGTCGTCGCTCATCGCCATCGCGGTGACGGAATCGTACCTGGCCGACCGGGTCTGACCCGCTCGGAGTATCCGACCGAGGTGCCGGACGGCACGGCTGCGCGGTGATGTCGGTGGCTCGTTATAACGTGACTCCATGGCAGATCTCGCTCGAGTGAAGGTCTGGGCGGACGCGCTCATCACCCTCCACCTCGACCCGGCCGTGTGGTCCTTCGGGTTCGACAACGCAAAGAAGCGTGCCGGGCTGTGCAACTACACGGATCACCGCATCACGGTGTCCCGCTACCTCGCCGCGCGCTACGAGGACGACGAAGTGCACCAGATCCTCCTCCACGAGGTGGCGCACGCCCTCGCCGGCGCGTCCGTCGGCCATGGAGCGGAGTGGAAGCGCATCGCCGAGGAACTCGGGTACGAGGGGGCCCGCCTGCACTCCGGGCGCACCGCCGACGAGCTCGCACCCTGGGTCGGCACGTGCCCGAGCGGGCACACGGTCTATCGGCACCGGCGACCCAACCGGCGCAGCTCGTGCGCCGTGTGCTCCCGCAGCTTCGACGCCCGCTTCGAGATCGCGTGGCGCCGCCGCGAGATCACGCCGGCCATGCGCCGCAGCGCCGCCGCGTCGGCCCCGCTGTGAGCGCGGCGGACCTCCACGTCGCCCTCCTCCGAGGCGTCAACGTCAACGGCGTGACCGTGAGGTCTGCCCCGCTCGCCGCCGTGTTCCGCGACCTCGGCTTCGAGTCGGTGCGCACCGTCCTCGCGAGCGGCAACGTCGTGTTCGACGGTGGGCAGACGCCGGAATCGGAGCTCAAGGAGCGCATCGAGGGAGCGCTCGAGGACGCCTTCGGCTACGACGCGTGGATCGTCCTCACAAGCCAGAGCCGCATCAGCCGCGTCGTGGAGGGCTTCCCGTTCGAGGAGGTCGAGGGACGGCAGCCGTACGTCCTCTTCGGTTCCGACCCCGCGATCCTGGCCGAACTCGCCGGTTTCGCGCTCGCAGACACGACCGCGGACGCCGAGCGGGTCGTGCCCGGCGACGGGGTCCTCTACTGGGACCTCCCCCGAGGGTCGAGCACCGACACCGCTTTCGCGAAGCGCACCGCGCGCACGCGCTACCGCTCCAGCACGACCACCCGCAACCTCCGGACCCTGCGCAAGCTCCTCTGAACCGGCGTCCTCGGTCAGTCCAGGCAGAACTCGTTCCCCTCGGGGTCCTGCATCGTGTAGGTGGTCGGTCCGCGATCGCTCGTGATCCAGAGGAGCGTCGCGCCCTTGTCGATGAGCCTCTTCGACTCGTCCTCGCGGCGCTCCTCCGGCACGCGGACGTCGACGTGCACGCGGTTCTTCGACGTCTTCGGCTCCGGCACCTTCTGGAAGAACAGGCGGGGCCCTTCCCCCGACGGGTCGCTCGCCGCCGCCACGTCGGCGAAAGCGGAGCGTCCGTCGCGGACGATCACCTCTTCCGGCGCGAGCTGCCCGGTCGCGAGGAGGGAGTCCACGAACTCGGCGTGGTCTTCGACCTCATAGCTCAGAAGATCGGCCCAGAACGCGGCGAGCGCATGCGGGTCACTCGCGTCGAATGTCACCTGGATCATGACCGCTCCCGTCATCGGCTCCCGGCCGGGACCGTTTCTCGTAACCGACTATATTGGTTACGTGAAAGTCTCCTCAAGAGTGGATGTTCCGACCGGGCAGTGGTTCGAATCGGCCGAGGGCGTCAAGTGGTGGTTCGACAGCGGCTCGCTCGCGCTCGACTTCGCCTACACGGGTGGGCTCGGGGCTGCCGACGGACGGATCGACCACCCGTGGGAGTTCCTCCGATCGACGGCCGACCTCGACGACTGGCTCGGTGGGCGGATGCCGGCCGGACCCGCCACGGAGCGCGACGTCGCCGATGCCCACGCCCTTCGTGGCGCTATCACGCGGCTCGCTCTGTCCCGGTCTCGCGACCTCCCGCTCGCCGGCACGGACATCGACCTCGTGAATCTGTACGGCGCGACTCCCGACATCCCGCCTCGACTCGACGGCGGATCGCGCCAGGCCGGGCGGACGGAGCCACGCGCGGCTCAGGCGCTCTCGACGATCGCTCGCGATGCCATCGCGCTCTTCGACGCCGACGCGAGCGGACGCATCCGCGAGTGCGACGGCGAGGACTGCACGCTCGTCTACCTCGACACATCCCGCGGGGGCACCCGCCGGTGGTGCTCGATGCAGCGGTGCGGGAATCGCCACAAGGTGCGGGCCCACCGCGAACGGCGGGCCCGCGTCGATCAGGACTGACGAGTCGTCCGGCTCACGCCGAGACGGTGACCCGGGGGTCGAACGCCACGTAGCCGGCGAAGTCCTTGCCGACACGCTCCGCGGCTCCCGCATAGGGCTCGGGGTACGACCAGGCGATGTCGCTCGGACCGCCGGCCACGGAATAGTACTGGCACACGCCCTTCCACGGGCAGGTGTAGGGCGTCGGGCTCTCCTCGAGGCTCGCCCAGTCGATCGACGCCGGCGGGAAGTACCAGTTGCCCTCGATGCGGATGAGGTCGTCGTCCTCCGCCGTCGCGATCACACGGTCGCCGAGCACTGCCTGCATGAGTTCTCCTCTTGACATGGCCGGGCTGAGACGCGCGACCACACTCGACGCTACGCCGACGGAGCGCGCAGCACCACGGGGTGGTCGTCCGCGTCGATGACGGCCCGCTCCCGCACCTGCTCGACGGTGAGTCGGCCGGCTGCGACGAGCTCCTGCCCCGCGACCGAGGCCGTGAGCAGATGACCGACGGCTCCGGACAGTCCTGAGAACGCCGCGCACGCGACCGCCGCCTCCGGCGAGGTGAAGTCGATGCCGAGGGCGGCGAGGGCGTCGATGACGGCACCGGCGGCGAGGACGTCGGCCGAGCCGAACGAGCCGTCGGCCGACGCCGTGACGACGGAGATCGACACGCGTCGCCCGGTGGAGACCTGGTGGTCGAGGATCCAGCGCGCCACGGCACTCCGCGTGCCGAGATCCGCGGACAGGACGGCGGCGTCCGCCGAGACGGGTGCCACATCGACGCCCGCGGCCGCCTCACCGAAGGCATCGACCCGGACGATCACGTCAGCGTCTCCGATGCGTGCGAGGCCGGAGGGGCCGACGTCGAAGCGGACCTGGTAGCGGCCCTGACCGGCCGGGGGGAAGGCTGGAGGAATCGTCACCGGATCATCGTAGAGGAGAGCGCGGGTACCGTTCCCCCGGCTGGATCCGCATCGCCTGCTCGATGACCTCGAAGTCGTGACGGCTCAGTTCGAGGAACCCGGCGCGCAGCTGGAGGCCCCAATCGGCCGTGTGCCGCGTGAACTCGAGCACGTGGAGGAGGGGCCGGACCGGTGCGTCGGCGACATCGGCGCGGAAGTCCACCCGGCGACGCCACGGTCGCCATCCCGAGTCGACGCCGCCGACGCGATAGAGGTCATCGTCCGTGACTCGCCCGACGGCGGTGAAGGCGCGCACGGGATTCCCGTCCGGAAGGTCCCTCGCCGAGTAGAACGCGAGCCCGTCGGACTCGCGCATGCGGTCGAGGCCCTCGCGGCGCCCGAAGGTCAGCTGCGCGACGCCGTGCTCCACGGCGCGCCGGACGTGATCGCGGTGCGCCACCGCCAGCCAATACCGGATCGCCACGAGGCCGACCCTATGTCGTGGCCCGCTCCTCCGAGCGGAGGACCGCCGCGAGGAACCGCACGAACACCGCGATCCACCCGAACAGGATGATGTACGCGACGAGCTCGAATGCCGTGAGGTTGAAGTAGTTGAGCACGAAGTGGAGGAGGCCGGCTCCGACGAGAGCGAGGAAGAAGCCGGCCGTCACGAGGAAGAACTGCCAGGGCATCCCGCGCAGGAGCACGGGGGCGCTCACAAGCATCACCGCGAAGACGATGCTCGCTCCGGCGGAGAACACGTTGTGGACGACGACGCTCAGATTGATGGGGATGATCCCGATGCCCGCGAGCGCGATCCCGAGCAGGACGAACAGGGTCGAGACGGCGCTCGCGGTCCGCCGAGACCGGATGACGCCCCGATCGTGGAGGAGGCGCAGGTCACGATCCACGTAGAGCGCGAAGGTCGTGACGAGCACTCCCGCCACGATGAGCGTGACGTTGAACAGGCTGCTGCCACGATCGCCGAACGTGCCGAGGTGGCTGAAGTGGTAGCGCCACCAGTGCGGGTCGGTGGAGATCGCCATGCTCGCGAAGGTGCCGAGGGTCATGAAGACGACGAGGAGCTGCGACATGGTCACCGTCGTGAGCTTCGAGACGGAGAGGTAGACCGCGTAGGTGGCGAGCCCGGTGCCGACGGCGACGGCGGCGATGGCCGCGTATCCGTCGACGAGGAGGTCGCGGAAGCCCTGCTGCAGGATCGTGAAGGCGCCGAACGTCACGATCGCGGCGATCGCCACGTGCACGACCGCGACCGCCGCGGTGTCGACGATGAACTTCCACGACGGGAGCGTGAGACGCCACCGCTGCCCCGGCTGGGTCCGAGACCGCCAGTAGCCGGTGATGCTCGCAGCCAGGCACGCGACCGCGACCGAACCCATCGCGGCGGAACCCACGGACCATCCGCCCCAGATCGGCGTCAGCTTTCCCACGAACATGATGGCGGCGAACAGGGCGGCGAGCAGACCGGCGGCGAGTCCACCGATGGCAGCCTCCGTCTCCGTGCGGACGGGGGACTCGGACCGGGCGGGAGGGAGGCTCTGCGGATCCCATACGAGCGGCGCGTCCGGCGACGGACCGACGGCGCGGTCGCCGGGCGTCGCGTCGGAGTCCGTTCGCGGTCCTGCGGTCTGCTCGGTCGTCATCCATCCAGTGTAGGAAGCACACGCGCGGACACCGCCCCGTTGCGGACCAGGATCGCTGTCAAGGGCGAACACCAGCAGGGCGTCTTCGACATCATGGGGGTATGAGGATCCAGCTCAAGACCGTTCTCGACTGCGAACCCGACGTCGCGTGGCGCGCGCTCCGCTCCCCCGCCGCATTGCGGGAGATCTACGCGCCGCTCATGATGATGGAACCGGAGACGGAGTTCCCGACGATGTGGGACGCCACCACCACGACCGTGGGGCTCTCGCTCGCCGGACTCGTCCCCTCCGGTCGACAGCGGATCGACATCTCCTTCGACGACCACCGGTCCGACGGTGTTCGAATCCTCGTCGACGACGGCGCGCCGCTCACCGGACCCCTCGCCCTGCTGGGCAGCTGGCGCCACCGCATGGCCGTCGCCCCTGCCCCGGGGGACGCCGGGAAGACGCTCTACCGCGACAGGCTCGACATCGGCGGAGCCGTCGCCCCGGCCCTCTGGCTACCGCTGTGGGTCGTCTGGCAGTGGCGGGGATCGCGACTCGCCGAGCTCGCGCCGACGTGGGCGTACGACCCCGAGATCCAGGCCGTCGACGAGGCTCCGACGGCCTGATATCCGTCCGGGACTGCGCCAGCGGCCTCTCGTCGGCTAGACTGGGGTCAACGGCGAACCCATCGACGGGTTCCCTGCGTCGTCTGAACGCTCTTCACATCTCTCACCCGCACGTCCGATGCCTCTCTTGCAGGGGCACATCTCCTCCGGAGAATCGGCGCGGGGAGCGATCCACATGGATCGCGCGGGATCTCTGTTGAACCGTGCGCCGTGGTGGTCACCCACCGCACCGCACCGTTCCAAACGGCGAACGATCGTGCCATGAGGCACCTTCGCCACCTCCCGCACCAGCTCCCTCGTCCGCGAGCGGAGCCGCGCCGTGCGGGCAAATGCCCCGAAAGGCACTTGTGTCCGACATCACCTTCAGCACGCTCGGCGTGCCGGCTCCCCTTCTCACCGTCCTCGCGGCGGATGGCAAGACGGAGCCGTTCCCCATCCAGGCCGACACCCTTCCCGACACGCTCGCCGGCCGTGACGTGCTCGGCCGCGGCAAGACGGGATCCGGCAAGACCATCGCCTTCGCGATCCCCCTCGTCGCCCGTCTCGGCGGGTCGCTCGCCGGCGGCAAGCGTCGCCCCGGCCGCCCCCTGGCTCTGATCCTCGCTCCCACCCGCGAGCTCGCGACCCAGATCGACGCCGTCGTGGCGCCTCTCGCCGCCGCGTACAACCTCACCACCACGACGATCTTCGGCGGCGTGAGCCAGGCCCGCCAGGTCTCCGCTCTCAAGAGCGGCGTCGACATCATCGTGGCGTGCCCCGGCCGCCTCGAGGACCTCATGAAGCAGGGCTTCGTGTCGCTCGACGCCATCGAGATCACCGTGATCGACGAGGCAGACCACATGGCCGACCTCGGGTTCCTCCCCGTCGTCACACGCATCCTCGAGAAGACGCCGGCGAACGGCCAGCGCCTCCTGTTCTCCGCCACGCTCGACAACGGCGTGGACAAGCTCGTCCGGCGCTTCCTGCACGACGAGGTGCTCCACTCCGTCGACGAGGCCAACTCCCCCGTCGCCGCGATGACCCACCACGTGTTCGAGGTGGAGAGCGTCGAGGCCAAGAAGGTCCTCGTCGAGAAGCTCGCCTCCGGCACCGGTCGCCGCATCCTCTTCCTCCGGACGAAGCACCACGCGAAGAAGCTCGCGAAGCAGCTCACCGCGTCGGGCATCCCCGCCGTCGACCTGCACGGGAACCTGTCGCAGCCGCAGCGCGACCGCAACCTCAAGGCGTTCGGCGAGGGCAGCGTCCGCGTGCTCGTCGCGACCGACGTCGCCGCGCGCGGCGTCCACGTCGACGACGTCGAGCTCGTCGTGCACGTCGACCCGCCCATGGAGCACAAGGCGTACCTGCACCGCTCCGGTCGCACAGCGCGAGCGGGCAGCGAGGGCGACGTCGTGACGGTGTCGCTCCCCGCGCAGCGCTCCGACCTCTCCTCGCTCCTGCGCAAGGCGAAGATCTCCGTGAAGCCGACCGTCGTGACGGCCGACTCGCGCGAAGTCACGGCACTCGTCGGAGATGTGGCCGCCTACGTGAAGCCGGCTCCCGAGGAGCGTCGCTCCCAGGGCGGCGGCGGTACCTCGCAGGGCGCCAATGCACGACGCAAGCGCGCGTCCCGCGACGGAGACGCCAGCGGTCGTCAGGGCGGTCGCGGCCAGGGCGGTCGCGACGGTCAGCGCGGTCAGGACGCACGACCGGCCAGGGCTCAGGGCGGCAACGCCGAGGGCGGTCGCGGCCAGGGCGGCGCACGTCGCGGCGGACGCGACGAGTCCGCCGGGCAGCGCCCTGCGCGCGACGCGGCTCCGCGCACGTCCGGCGGTCGTTCCGGCGGCCAGTCGTCCGGCGCAGGCGCCTCCGGTGGCCGCCGCGGCGGTTCCTC
Proteins encoded in this window:
- a CDS encoding spermidine synthase yields the protein MDNPHVRLQGSGFQAVIEPDRFVPGSFQLVVDGTPQSHVNLEDPSDLTFEYVRRIGHVADLVAEPGAPITAVHLGAGALTLPRYVEATRPGSRQQVVEIERDLVDFVREHLPLPKRASIRVRYGDAREVVGRLPSALHGACDLVIVDIFQGARTPAHVTSVEFYREVARLLAPDGLLAVNVADGPGLAFARSQVSTLSAALDHVAVIAEAQILKGRRFGNLVLVGSPSELPFDFLPRLLAGGPHPARAVSGRELREFASGAPIATDATATGSPPPSKSVFQVKPGR
- a CDS encoding tetratricopeptide repeat protein; protein product: MTNSIILGYDAATLREKVDLRAVGERLDELGDLRSLTALCEKAWLLKVAGQLDEALDVANEAVRLARFTGDRKELVRPRLLRAQVLQFRGSYDDAIHELNACVDEAHTHEWTLYEAFSLQHRGKVYFDLERFEEALADFQAAAELRRELGAPDEQIESSLIAIAVTESYLADRV
- a CDS encoding SprT-like domain-containing protein — protein: MADLARVKVWADALITLHLDPAVWSFGFDNAKKRAGLCNYTDHRITVSRYLAARYEDDEVHQILLHEVAHALAGASVGHGAEWKRIAEELGYEGARLHSGRTADELAPWVGTCPSGHTVYRHRRPNRRSSCAVCSRSFDARFEIAWRRREITPAMRRSAAASAPL
- a CDS encoding DUF1697 domain-containing protein, translating into MSAADLHVALLRGVNVNGVTVRSAPLAAVFRDLGFESVRTVLASGNVVFDGGQTPESELKERIEGALEDAFGYDAWIVLTSQSRISRVVEGFPFEEVEGRQPYVLFGSDPAILAELAGFALADTTADAERVVPGDGVLYWDLPRGSSTDTAFAKRTARTRYRSSTTTRNLRTLRKLL
- a CDS encoding VOC family protein gives rise to the protein MIQVTFDASDPHALAAFWADLLSYEVEDHAEFVDSLLATGQLAPEEVIVRDGRSAFADVAAASDPSGEGPRLFFQKVPEPKTSKNRVHVDVRVPEERREDESKRLIDKGATLLWITSDRGPTTYTMQDPEGNEFCLD
- a CDS encoding CGNR zinc finger domain-containing protein, giving the protein MDVPTGQWFESAEGVKWWFDSGSLALDFAYTGGLGAADGRIDHPWEFLRSTADLDDWLGGRMPAGPATERDVADAHALRGAITRLALSRSRDLPLAGTDIDLVNLYGATPDIPPRLDGGSRQAGRTEPRAAQALSTIARDAIALFDADASGRIRECDGEDCTLVYLDTSRGGTRRWCSMQRCGNRHKVRAHRERRARVDQD
- a CDS encoding DUF427 domain-containing protein, giving the protein MQAVLGDRVIATAEDDDLIRIEGNWYFPPASIDWASLEESPTPYTCPWKGVCQYYSVAGGPSDIAWSYPEPYAGAAERVGKDFAGYVAFDPRVTVSA
- a CDS encoding EVE domain-containing protein, whose amino-acid sequence is MAIRYWLAVAHRDHVRRAVEHGVAQLTFGRREGLDRMRESDGLAFYSARDLPDGNPVRAFTAVGRVTDDDLYRVGGVDSGWRPWRRRVDFRADVADAPVRPLLHVLEFTRHTADWGLQLRAGFLELSRHDFEVIEQAMRIQPGERYPRSPLR
- a CDS encoding DUF998 domain-containing protein; this translates as MTTEQTAGPRTDSDATPGDRAVGPSPDAPLVWDPQSLPPARSESPVRTETEAAIGGLAAGLLAALFAAIMFVGKLTPIWGGWSVGSAAMGSVAVACLAASITGYWRSRTQPGQRWRLTLPSWKFIVDTAAVAVVHVAIAAIVTFGAFTILQQGFRDLLVDGYAAIAAVAVGTGLATYAVYLSVSKLTTVTMSQLLVVFMTLGTFASMAISTDPHWWRYHFSHLGTFGDRGSSLFNVTLIVAGVLVTTFALYVDRDLRLLHDRGVIRSRRTASAVSTLFVLLGIALAGIGIIPINLSVVVHNVFSAGASIVFAVMLVSAPVLLRGMPWQFFLVTAGFFLALVGAGLLHFVLNYFNLTAFELVAYIILFGWIAVFVRFLAAVLRSEERATT
- a CDS encoding DEAD/DEAH box helicase translates to MSDITFSTLGVPAPLLTVLAADGKTEPFPIQADTLPDTLAGRDVLGRGKTGSGKTIAFAIPLVARLGGSLAGGKRRPGRPLALILAPTRELATQIDAVVAPLAAAYNLTTTTIFGGVSQARQVSALKSGVDIIVACPGRLEDLMKQGFVSLDAIEITVIDEADHMADLGFLPVVTRILEKTPANGQRLLFSATLDNGVDKLVRRFLHDEVLHSVDEANSPVAAMTHHVFEVESVEAKKVLVEKLASGTGRRILFLRTKHHAKKLAKQLTASGIPAVDLHGNLSQPQRDRNLKAFGEGSVRVLVATDVAARGVHVDDVELVVHVDPPMEHKAYLHRSGRTARAGSEGDVVTVSLPAQRSDLSSLLRKAKISVKPTVVTADSREVTALVGDVAAYVKPAPEERRSQGGGGTSQGANARRKRASRDGDASGRQGGRGQGGRDGQRGQDARPARAQGGNAEGGRGQGGARRGGRDESAGQRPARDAAPRTSGGRSGGQSSGAGASGGRRGGSSGAKAPMRVGSLVGGRSSGTSRGNGPRRAQG